A genomic region of Pseudomonas sp. MPC6 contains the following coding sequences:
- a CDS encoding carbohydrate kinase — MVLPRAIVFGEALTDLVQGTPGQWQGYPGGAPWNVARALSRLGVDSAFAGSVSTDSLGDEIARQSQAAGLDLRFLQRVNRDPLVAIVPSSRPPRYFFAGEADLFFDPDLLPPGWIEQAQVCHFSCISLARQPLGDRLVTLAEQAKAAGKRISFDPNWRNLMDSHYREQTFPTMTALADMIKLSDEDLRHIYPGLSEHQALDELRALNPMAEILFTRGEHGMLLHTPDSQYEQPAIPVTVADTVGAGDACMAGWLASDLLGIGDVRERLRFSAACASLSCRHAGAHAPTLADVNDLLETSALQS, encoded by the coding sequence ATGGTATTGCCTCGCGCAATCGTATTTGGCGAAGCCCTGACCGACCTTGTCCAGGGTACGCCCGGACAATGGCAAGGCTACCCGGGCGGCGCGCCCTGGAACGTGGCACGCGCACTGAGTCGCCTGGGCGTCGACAGCGCCTTCGCCGGGTCCGTCAGCACCGATTCCCTGGGCGACGAGATCGCCCGGCAGTCGCAAGCGGCAGGTCTGGATCTGCGATTCTTACAACGAGTGAACCGCGATCCCCTGGTCGCCATCGTCCCGTCGAGCCGCCCTCCACGCTATTTTTTTGCCGGGGAGGCCGATCTGTTTTTTGATCCGGACCTGCTGCCGCCCGGCTGGATCGAGCAGGCGCAAGTGTGTCATTTCAGCTGCATCAGCCTGGCGCGTCAGCCCCTGGGAGACCGCCTGGTAACGCTCGCCGAGCAAGCCAAGGCAGCCGGCAAACGAATCAGCTTTGACCCGAACTGGCGCAATTTGATGGACAGCCATTATCGCGAACAGACCTTTCCGACGATGACCGCCCTGGCCGACATGATCAAGCTGTCCGACGAAGACCTTCGGCACATCTACCCGGGCTTGAGCGAACACCAGGCACTGGACGAGCTGCGCGCGCTTAATCCCATGGCCGAAATCCTGTTCACCCGGGGGGAGCATGGCATGCTGCTTCACACCCCCGACAGCCAGTACGAGCAACCGGCGATCCCGGTGACCGTGGCCGATACGGTCGGTGCAGGCGACGCGTGCATGGCCGGCTGGCTCGCATCGGACTTGCTCGGCATTGGCGACGTGCGCGAACGCCTGCGATTCTCTGCAGCCTGCGCCTCCCTGTCGTGCCGCCATGCCGGCGCCCATGCTCCGACCCTGGCCGATGTGAACGACCTGCTTGAGACATCAGCGTTACAGTCGTAA
- a CDS encoding AraC family transcriptional regulator → MPDSRAALFEQRPAELEVILPAPDQCFHWYEHDYPYALARWNHHPEFEIHLIRQGSGKLVAGDYIGAFGAGHVALIGPDLPHDWIGDLAPGEFLPGRDVVLQFDGAALLALRGTLPELGELQDLFARARRGLEFTGATAVQAARLLEAIGPAQGLERLILFLQLINTLLNAPTQDAHSLASACYVPTLDDRSSERINKAFDYLLTELTDDPRLSVIARRLDMSEPGFSRFFKRITGHGFIDLMRKLRVQRACRLLLQTEMSVADICFEVGYANLSNFNRHFRIEMDQTPSEYRRATAMTLFNRNAVRPALPFTTAH, encoded by the coding sequence ATGCCTGATAGCCGAGCCGCTCTGTTCGAACAGCGACCCGCCGAGCTGGAGGTCATCCTGCCTGCGCCCGATCAGTGCTTTCACTGGTACGAACACGACTACCCCTACGCCCTGGCTCGTTGGAACCATCACCCTGAATTCGAGATTCATCTGATCCGCCAAGGCAGCGGCAAGCTGGTCGCCGGCGACTACATCGGTGCGTTTGGCGCAGGTCATGTCGCGCTGATCGGCCCCGACCTGCCCCATGACTGGATAGGCGACCTGGCACCCGGTGAATTCCTGCCCGGGCGCGATGTGGTGCTGCAGTTCGACGGTGCAGCCCTCCTGGCCTTGCGCGGCACCCTGCCTGAGCTGGGTGAGTTGCAGGACCTGTTTGCACGGGCCCGTCGCGGCCTGGAGTTCACCGGGGCAACCGCCGTGCAGGCCGCTCGATTGCTCGAAGCCATAGGTCCCGCGCAAGGGCTCGAACGCCTGATCCTGTTCCTGCAGCTGATCAACACGCTGCTCAACGCGCCCACGCAGGATGCGCACTCGTTGGCCAGTGCCTGCTATGTGCCGACCCTGGATGACCGCAGTTCCGAGCGCATCAACAAGGCCTTCGACTATCTGCTGACCGAGCTGACAGACGACCCTCGGCTATCGGTCATCGCGCGACGCCTGGACATGAGCGAGCCGGGGTTTTCGCGCTTCTTCAAAAGAATTACCGGTCATGGCTTCATCGATCTCATGCGCAAGCTCAGGGTTCAACGCGCCTGCAGGCTGTTGTTGCAGACAGAGATGTCGGTGGCCGACATCTGTTTTGAGGTGGGCTACGCCAATCTCTCCAACTTCAACCGGCATTTCCGGATCGAAATGGACCAGACTCCGAGCGAATATCGTCGCGCAACGGCAATGACGCTGTTCAACCGCAACGCAGTTCGCCCCGCCCTTCCGTTCACCACAGCCCATTGA
- a CDS encoding L-iditol 2-dehydrogenase, with the protein MKRLQGKSALVTGSARGIGRAFAQAYIGEGATVAIADINLERAQATADELGPNAYAVEMDVTDQASIDNAIAAVIAQTGKLDILINNAALFDLAPIVDITRDSFERLFSINVAGTLFTLQAAARQMIRQGHGGKIINMASQAGRRGEALVGVYCATKAAVISLTQSAGLGLIKHGINVNAIAPGVVDGEHWDGVDAMFAKFENRPLGEKKQLVGQEVPFGRMGTAEDLTGMAIFLASSESEYVVAQTYNVDGGNWMS; encoded by the coding sequence ATGAAACGACTGCAAGGTAAAAGTGCACTGGTGACCGGATCGGCCCGCGGCATAGGACGAGCCTTCGCCCAGGCCTATATCGGCGAAGGGGCAACGGTCGCCATCGCCGACATCAATCTGGAGCGAGCCCAGGCCACGGCCGACGAACTGGGGCCGAACGCCTACGCCGTGGAAATGGACGTGACCGACCAGGCGTCCATCGATAACGCCATCGCTGCCGTCATCGCGCAGACAGGCAAGTTGGACATCCTGATCAACAATGCCGCGCTGTTCGACCTGGCGCCCATCGTCGATATCACCCGCGACAGTTTCGAACGTCTGTTTTCGATCAACGTCGCCGGAACCCTGTTCACCCTGCAGGCCGCGGCGCGCCAGATGATCCGCCAGGGACATGGCGGCAAGATCATCAACATGGCCAGTCAGGCGGGGCGCAGGGGCGAGGCGCTGGTAGGGGTTTATTGCGCAACCAAGGCCGCGGTGATCAGCCTGACGCAATCCGCCGGCCTGGGCCTGATCAAGCACGGGATCAATGTCAACGCCATCGCACCAGGCGTGGTGGATGGCGAGCATTGGGATGGCGTCGATGCCATGTTTGCCAAATTCGAAAACCGGCCACTGGGCGAAAAGAAACAGCTCGTGGGGCAGGAAGTGCCTTTTGGCAGAATGGGCACGGCTGAAGACTTGACGGGGATGGCGATTTTCCTGGCGTCGTCCGAGAGCGAATATGTGGTGGCGCAGACCTACAATGTCGATGGTGGTAACTGGATGAGCTGA
- a CDS encoding Ppx/GppA family phosphatase: MKGDASLFAAIDLGSNAFRMMIGQSVKRDQQLVIHEVKTLREPVRLAEGAQGGALDELALDRGWQALARFGKKLRGFEAGRVRAVATSAVREADNAQLFLASAERHLGFRIDVISGHEEARLVYAGVAHTVPGTEQMRLVVDIGGGSTELILGRGVQPLVTESIAIGSGTFGARYFPGGSVTAQRLLEAERVATLAFEKVARRYRALGWQQTIGSSGTARMLAKVLKANGLNDFGQNGITYSGLLRLSLRLLEVGHVKKLRLAGLQAHRLSILPGGLVLMLAAFKVFGITQMTASEPGLRLGVLHGLMSRH; the protein is encoded by the coding sequence ATGAAAGGAGACGCCTCTCTGTTCGCCGCCATTGACCTGGGGTCCAATGCGTTTCGCATGATGATTGGGCAGTCGGTCAAACGAGACCAGCAGTTGGTGATCCACGAAGTGAAAACCCTGCGTGAACCTGTCCGCCTGGCGGAGGGGGCTCAGGGCGGAGCGCTGGACGAACTGGCGCTGGATCGAGGCTGGCAGGCGCTCGCGCGATTTGGCAAAAAGTTGCGCGGCTTCGAGGCCGGGCGGGTGCGGGCGGTGGCGACCAGCGCCGTGCGCGAAGCCGACAATGCGCAACTGTTCCTGGCCAGCGCGGAGCGCCACCTGGGTTTTCGCATCGATGTCATCTCCGGGCATGAAGAGGCCCGACTCGTCTACGCCGGCGTGGCCCACACGGTTCCGGGTACGGAACAGATGCGCCTGGTGGTGGATATCGGCGGCGGATCCACCGAACTGATTCTGGGCCGGGGCGTGCAACCCCTTGTCACCGAGAGTATCGCCATCGGCAGCGGCACCTTTGGTGCGCGCTACTTTCCGGGGGGCAGCGTCACGGCCCAGAGGCTGCTGGAGGCCGAGCGAGTCGCCACGCTGGCGTTTGAAAAAGTTGCGCGGCGTTATCGTGCGCTGGGCTGGCAGCAGACCATCGGCTCTTCAGGCACCGCCCGCATGCTGGCCAAAGTGCTCAAGGCCAACGGTTTGAACGACTTTGGCCAAAACGGCATCACCTACAGCGGCCTGTTGCGCCTGTCGTTGCGCCTGCTGGAAGTGGGGCACGTCAAGAAGCTCCGCCTGGCGGGCTTGCAAGCCCATCGCCTGAGCATCTTGCCGGGCGGCCTGGTGCTGATGCTGGCGGCATTCAAGGTCTTTGGCATCACACAGATGACGGCCTCCGAACCGGGTTTGAGGTTGGGTGTGCTTCATGGGCTGATGTCCAGACACTAA